The following proteins are co-located in the Microvirga ossetica genome:
- a CDS encoding shikimate dehydrogenase produces MTKAFVTGHPIKHSRSPLIHGHWLKEYRLDGSYERIDVAPVDFGDFLRGFAARGFAGGNVTIPHKEAAFAGVDRRTARAERVKAVNTLWVEDGLLWGDNTDVAGFMAHLDATLGTGWEQDVDTALVIGAGGAARAVVAGLQDRPLKRILVTNRTLAKAEDLVRELRPGSRVGLETSAWEALGRVIPHARLIVNTTSLGMAGQPPLALDLGRAPRNAAVADIVYVPLQTPLLAAAAARDLRIVDGLGMLLHQAVPGFERWFGVRPQVTPELRALILADIEGQG; encoded by the coding sequence ATGACGAAGGCCTTCGTCACCGGCCATCCGATCAAGCATTCCCGCTCGCCGCTGATCCACGGTCATTGGCTGAAGGAATACCGCCTCGACGGGTCTTATGAGCGTATCGACGTGGCGCCTGTGGATTTCGGGGATTTTCTGCGCGGCTTTGCGGCACGCGGCTTTGCCGGCGGCAATGTCACCATCCCGCACAAAGAGGCGGCCTTTGCCGGCGTCGATCGCAGGACGGCGCGGGCCGAGCGGGTGAAGGCGGTCAACACGCTCTGGGTCGAGGACGGTCTGCTCTGGGGCGACAACACGGATGTCGCAGGCTTCATGGCCCATCTCGATGCGACCTTGGGGACAGGCTGGGAACAGGATGTGGATACGGCTCTCGTGATCGGTGCAGGAGGCGCCGCCCGCGCGGTGGTGGCCGGCCTGCAGGACCGACCCCTGAAGCGCATTCTCGTCACGAACCGCACGCTCGCCAAGGCGGAAGACCTGGTCCGCGAACTTAGGCCGGGCAGCCGGGTCGGTCTGGAGACGTCCGCGTGGGAGGCTCTCGGGCGGGTGATTCCGCATGCCCGTCTCATCGTCAACACCACGTCGCTCGGCATGGCGGGCCAGCCGCCTCTCGCCCTCGATCTGGGCCGCGCTCCGCGCAATGCCGCCGTGGCGGACATCGTCTATGTTCCCCTGCAGACGCCCCTTCTCGCCGCCGCCGCGGCCCGGGATCTGAGAATTGTCGACGGGCTGGGCATGCTGCTGCACCAGGCGGTGCCGGGCTTCGAGCGCTGGTTCGGCGTGAGGCCCCAGGTCACGCCGGAGCTGCGGGCCCTGATCCTCGCCGATATCGAGGGTCAAGGATGA
- a CDS encoding Maf family protein, whose translation MPSLWTPSDNLLLASKSATRLALLVSAGIAVETQNSGLDERAVEAAAEQERLDPPALAQRLADEKALAVSRRHPERVVLGADQVLEGAAGEIFHKPADREAARAQLMKLSGRSHALHSAGSLAIGGQVVERFSSSAYLAMRPLTEEAVDLYLDLAGPDVLKSVGVYQVEGFGVHLFETVEGDHSTILGLPLLPLLAALRRLGCLSL comes from the coding sequence ATGCCGTCGCTTTGGACCCCCTCCGACAATCTGCTCCTCGCCTCGAAGAGTGCGACCCGCCTCGCCCTGCTGGTCAGCGCGGGGATTGCCGTGGAAACGCAGAATTCCGGCCTCGACGAACGCGCCGTCGAGGCGGCGGCAGAGCAGGAACGGCTCGATCCGCCGGCGCTCGCCCAGCGTCTCGCGGACGAAAAAGCCCTCGCCGTCAGCCGCCGCCATCCCGAGCGGGTAGTGCTCGGGGCCGACCAGGTGCTCGAGGGTGCCGCCGGCGAGATTTTTCACAAGCCGGCGGACCGGGAAGCCGCACGGGCGCAACTGATGAAGCTGTCCGGACGCTCCCATGCTCTCCATTCCGCCGGCAGCCTCGCCATCGGCGGGCAAGTGGTCGAGCGGTTCTCGAGCAGTGCCTATCTCGCCATGCGGCCTTTGACGGAGGAGGCGGTCGATCTCTATCTCGACCTCGCCGGGCCCGATGTGCTCAAAAGCGTCGGCGTTTACCAGGTCGAAGGGTTCGGGGTTCATCTGTTCGAGACGGTCGAGGGGGATCATTCGACGATCCTAGGGCTCCCTCTCCTTCCGCTGCTCGCCGCCTTACGCCGTCTCGGCTGCCTGAGCCTTTGA
- a CDS encoding pyruvate, water dikinase regulatory protein codes for MGRSYFHLHLVSDSTGETLITVARAVVAQYEGVAAIEHVYPLVRSNTQLERVISEIETAPGIVLYTLVEQDLAHRLEEVCRNTGSPHLSVLEPVHALLSSYLGTHSTARPGAQHMLNAEYFKRIDAMNFTLLHDDGHLPHDLDEANVILVGVSRTSKTPTAIYLANRGLKTANIPLVPGVPPPAVLGTARKALIVGLVATPERIVQIRQNRLLSLNADDDTSYVDRDAVAEELAASRRLFARNGWSVIDVTRRSIEETAAAIIDLYRDHRLRFIAE; via the coding sequence GTGGGACGCAGCTATTTCCATCTCCATCTCGTCTCCGACTCGACGGGCGAAACGCTCATCACCGTCGCCCGCGCGGTCGTCGCGCAATATGAAGGCGTTGCCGCCATCGAGCATGTCTATCCCCTCGTGCGTTCGAACACCCAGCTCGAGCGCGTGATCAGCGAGATCGAAACCGCGCCCGGCATCGTGCTGTACACCCTGGTCGAGCAGGACCTGGCGCACCGGCTGGAAGAGGTTTGCCGCAACACGGGCTCGCCGCATCTCTCGGTGCTCGAGCCGGTCCACGCCCTGCTCTCTTCCTATCTCGGCACCCATTCGACGGCGCGGCCCGGTGCGCAGCACATGCTGAACGCGGAATATTTCAAGCGCATCGACGCCATGAACTTCACCCTCCTCCACGATGACGGGCACCTGCCGCACGATCTCGACGAAGCCAATGTAATCCTGGTCGGCGTGAGCCGCACCTCGAAGACGCCGACCGCCATCTACCTCGCCAATCGCGGCCTCAAGACCGCCAATATCCCGCTCGTCCCCGGCGTGCCGCCGCCCGCCGTTCTCGGGACAGCTCGCAAAGCGCTCATTGTCGGGCTCGTCGCGACGCCGGAGCGTATCGTGCAGATCCGGCAGAACCGTCTCCTCAGCCTCAACGCCGACGACGACACGTCTTACGTGGATCGCGACGCGGTGGCGGAGGAGCTCGCAGCCTCCCGGCGGCTTTTCGCCCGCAACGGCTGGTCGGTGATCGACGTGACGCGCCGCTCCATCGAGGAGACGGCGGCGGCGATCATCGATCTCTATCGCGACCACCGCCTGCGCTTCATCGCGGAGTAA